Genomic segment of Cucurbita pepo subsp. pepo cultivar mu-cu-16 unplaced genomic scaffold, ASM280686v2 Cp4.1_scaffold003262, whole genome shotgun sequence:
CGTATAATACAGTGATTCATGCCATTGGGATATCAGAAGGTGTTGATTTTGCCAGCCGGGTGTTTCAGGAGATGAAGGAAATGGGGTGTAAGCCTAACGTTGTAACTTGCAATACTATTATTAAGCTATTTTGTGAGAATGGTAGATTCAAGGATGCCCATATGATGCTCGATCAAATGCTTAAGAAGGATTGTCCGCCTAATGTCATCACGTATCATTGTTTTTTTCGGTCTCTCGAAAAGCCGAACGAGATTCTTATGTTATTTGATAGGATGATTAAATATGGGGTTCAACCAAAGATGGATACTTATGTGATGCTCATGAGGAAGTTTGGAAGATGGGGGTTTCTAAGACCAGTGTTTGTAGTGTGGAATAAGATGGAGGAACTTGGGTGTAGCCCAGATGAGTCTGCTTACAATTCTTTGATTGATGCTCTTGTGGAGAAGGGCATGATAGATATGGCTAGGAAGTACGACGAAGAGATGGTAGTGAAAGGTCTTTCGCCTAAGCTGAGAGAGGAATTGGGGACGAAGATGGTGAATGGTG
This window contains:
- the LOC111786895 gene encoding pentatricopeptide repeat-containing protein At1g80550, mitochondrial-like; translated protein: MGWWSKCREFWEEMDKKGVRKDLHSYSIYMDIQCKSGKPWKAVKLYKEMKKKGMKLDVVAYNTVIHAIGISEGVDFASRVFQEMKEMGCKPNVVTCNTIIKLFCENGRFKDAHMMLDQMLKKDCPPNVITYHCFFRSLEKPNEILMLFDRMIKYGVQPKMDTYVMLMRKFGRWGFLRPVFVVWNKMEELGCSPDESAYNSLIDALVEKGMIDMARKYDEEMVVKGLSPKLREELGTKMVNGGYHANVNCNK